One window of the Shewanella cyperi genome contains the following:
- a CDS encoding DUF3465 domain-containing protein — protein sequence MNRILILCIALFAVVWTWHRYPSQEQTAPPAHASLAEIGQTETDLTEIDPTQISSGDAQLARAFANRQSQLQVQGEGEVIKLLADDNEGSRHQRFIIRLASGQTLLIAHNIDLAPRLSPLNIGDWVSFYGQYEWNPKGGVIHWTHADPKGHHPEGWLKFKDR from the coding sequence TTGAACCGCATTCTGATCCTTTGTATCGCCCTGTTTGCTGTAGTCTGGACCTGGCACAGGTATCCGTCACAGGAACAGACGGCGCCACCCGCTCACGCCAGCCTGGCCGAAATTGGCCAAACCGAGACAGATCTCACCGAGATTGACCCAACCCAAATCTCCAGTGGCGATGCCCAACTCGCCAGAGCCTTTGCCAATCGGCAAAGTCAATTGCAGGTGCAGGGCGAGGGGGAAGTGATTAAGTTATTGGCCGATGATAACGAGGGCAGTCGCCATCAGAGGTTTATTATCCGCCTGGCGTCGGGGCAAACCCTGCTGATTGCCCATAACATCGACCTGGCACCGCGGCTGTCCCCCCTCAATATCGGCGATTGGGTCAGTTTTTATGGCCAGTATGAGTGGAATCCCAAGGGGGGCGTCATACACTGGACCCACGCCGACCCCAAGGGACACCATCCCGAAGGCTGGTTGAAATTTAAAGACCGCTGA
- a CDS encoding universal stress protein has protein sequence MSRFQNLLAVTDESTQSRAALQKAIQLANLCHGNLTLLRVQLPEYQGVVHWLDQHLSHHDEQKNEFPRHDSYPNQDIKVRVKHCRAASLAAAVVNEIRQEDYDLLLVEHHHYAPWLCEFASTDDWQLLKDVALPVLFAGEQPWSSDGRILTALDIDDDQETPTFNRALLHFAGDLAELLHQQLHLLNCYQDNELGMSFSANQAPDEASHHWQKLRQLAEELALTDDRLHLGNGLPDFVIADTARACNSDIVVLGANAHEDWLSEIKGHTSQALLNQLQCDILALRTNLH, from the coding sequence ATGAGCAGATTTCAAAATCTGTTGGCCGTCACAGATGAAAGTACCCAATCCCGCGCCGCCCTGCAAAAAGCCATTCAGCTGGCCAATCTCTGCCACGGAAATCTAACCCTGTTAAGGGTACAACTGCCTGAATATCAGGGGGTGGTCCACTGGCTGGATCAACACCTGTCCCATCACGATGAGCAGAAAAACGAGTTCCCCCGCCATGACAGCTACCCGAATCAGGACATCAAGGTACGGGTGAAGCATTGCCGTGCTGCCTCTCTGGCTGCCGCCGTAGTCAACGAAATCAGGCAAGAAGATTACGATCTGCTGCTGGTGGAACATCACCACTACGCGCCCTGGCTATGTGAATTTGCCAGTACCGACGACTGGCAACTGCTGAAAGACGTGGCCCTTCCGGTACTGTTTGCCGGTGAGCAGCCCTGGAGTTCGGACGGCCGTATCCTCACCGCCCTCGACATTGACGACGATCAGGAAACGCCAACCTTCAACCGTGCCCTGCTGCACTTTGCCGGGGATCTGGCGGAGTTGCTGCATCAACAACTGCATCTGCTCAATTGTTATCAGGATAATGAACTGGGCATGTCCTTCAGCGCCAATCAGGCGCCGGACGAGGCCAGCCATCACTGGCAAAAACTCAGACAACTGGCAGAGGAACTGGCACTGACCGACGACAGGCTGCACCTGGGCAACGGCCTGCCGGACTTTGTGATTGCCGATACCGCCCGGGCCTGCAACAGCGACATAGTGGTGCTGGGCGCCAATGCCCACGAAGACTGGCTCAGCGAAATCAAGGGCCATACCTCCCAGGCGCTGCTGAATCAGTTGCAGTGCGACATACTCGCCCTGAGAACCAACCTGCATTGA